From the Bremerella alba genome, one window contains:
- a CDS encoding PH domain-containing protein, protein MNESLFPAKVDWGVSLLLAGLAVLCFGFGIACFFFPAPSYIGGVLLLLTGALLQSVWMRTNYKLDELRVRIQCGPFWWTIPLRHITQVEKTSSIWLLMGGPHLRFALSKEGLMIRYRRPTQQKWFGLFDPSVLISPADRDQFFDALLSTCPNMTLTKDGNLGLKA, encoded by the coding sequence ATGAATGAATCCTTGTTTCCGGCCAAAGTTGACTGGGGTGTCTCTCTGCTACTGGCCGGATTAGCTGTCCTGTGCTTTGGATTTGGCATCGCATGTTTCTTCTTCCCCGCACCCTCATATATTGGCGGGGTATTGCTACTGCTAACCGGTGCACTTTTGCAGTCGGTTTGGATGCGTACCAACTACAAGCTGGATGAACTGCGCGTGCGGATTCAGTGCGGGCCCTTTTGGTGGACCATCCCCCTAAGGCATATTACTCAGGTAGAGAAGACCTCCAGCATTTGGCTCTTGATGGGAGGTCCTCATCTTCGGTTTGCCCTCTCGAAAGAAGGCCTTATGATTCGCTACCGTCGCCCCACACAGCAAAAGTGGTTTGGACTTTTCGATCCATCGGTACTGATCTCGCCTGCCGATCGAGATCAATTCTTCGACGCTTTGCTGTCCACTTGCCCAAACATGACGCTCACTAAGGACGGAAACTTGGGACTTAAAGCGTAA
- the pyrH gene encoding UMP kinase, producing the protein MPETPENNTTKYKRIILKLSGESFSRAGERGIAMDEVVSISQQVQQASELGCQIAVVIGGGNILRGGQFKNESASIQEATAHYMGMLATVINGLALQDALESLGMSTRLMTAIHMHGVAEPYIRRKASRHLEKGRIVILAAGTGSPFVTTDTAAAQRALELEADILMKATRVDGVYSDDPEKNPHAVFYRTLGFEKVVTENLRVMDGTAISQCREHGMPILIFNFKTDGNIQKAVQGEQVGTLIDPNL; encoded by the coding sequence ATGCCGGAAACGCCTGAGAATAACACCACGAAGTACAAGCGGATCATCCTCAAACTTTCAGGCGAGAGCTTTTCCAGGGCAGGCGAACGTGGGATCGCAATGGACGAGGTCGTCAGCATTTCGCAGCAAGTTCAACAAGCTTCGGAGCTTGGCTGCCAAATTGCGGTCGTTATTGGTGGGGGCAACATTCTTCGCGGTGGCCAGTTCAAGAATGAAAGTGCTTCGATCCAAGAGGCCACGGCACACTATATGGGCATGCTGGCTACAGTGATCAATGGGCTCGCTCTGCAAGACGCGTTAGAAAGCTTGGGCATGTCCACCCGCTTGATGACTGCCATCCATATGCACGGCGTTGCCGAACCTTACATCCGCCGTAAGGCATCGCGTCATCTGGAAAAGGGACGTATCGTTATCCTGGCCGCTGGAACAGGCAGCCCCTTCGTCACCACCGATACGGCGGCCGCCCAACGAGCTCTGGAACTGGAAGCCGATATCTTGATGAAAGCCACCCGGGTCGACGGCGTTTACAGCGACGACCCAGAAAAGAATCCTCATGCCGTCTTTTACCGCACCCTAGGCTTCGAAAAGGTCGTCACCGAGAACCTTCGCGTGATGGACGGAACAGCAATCAGCCAATGTCGAGAGCACGGCATGCCCATCCTGATATTCAACTTTAAGACCGATGGCAATATTCAAAAGGCGGTCCAAGGAGAGCAGGTCGGAACGCTGATTGATCCTAACCTGTAA
- a CDS encoding zf-HC2 domain-containing protein: protein MPTNKPWSECPAGELAELQRSLQEQSRRVHGRRNFMIATGSVTLGIASAGIGIVLSRREPGISILSCQETIDLLPRFVDGTLTNVSMRKAIEVHLDHCVRCREHFEATY, encoded by the coding sequence ATGCCCACGAACAAACCTTGGTCCGAATGCCCTGCTGGAGAGCTCGCCGAGCTACAGCGGTCGCTGCAAGAACAATCGCGTCGTGTTCATGGGCGCCGAAACTTTATGATCGCTACAGGAAGCGTTACTTTAGGAATTGCTAGTGCCGGGATCGGCATTGTTTTAAGCCGCCGCGAGCCAGGCATTTCGATCCTCTCTTGCCAGGAAACCATTGACCTTCTTCCTCGGTTTGTCGATGGAACACTGACCAATGTATCGATGCGAAAAGCGATTGAAGTACATCTAGACCATTGTGTGCGTTGTCGTGAGCATTTCGAGGCAACCTACTAG
- a CDS encoding Crp/Fnr family transcriptional regulator has protein sequence MAGQIWYLKSCRLFENCTPPQIARLESASRAKSVGKGEPIYLPADDANSVLVLASGRVKICHLTSDGKQSILAFIEPGEIFGELAILNMGNRDEYAEAVEDSRVIAIPDQTLRELMEEHANLCLGVTKIIGLRRRRIERRVKNLLYLPNRERIIHLLLELAEQYGHETDHGIELSIRLSHQDLASLVGSTRETVTVVLGAMQNEGLIKLGRKKVILRAPDQLAHQVSVPPLRMSEQPPSSTPAGFYLRHSLGT, from the coding sequence ATGGCGGGACAAATCTGGTATCTCAAGTCGTGCCGGCTTTTTGAGAACTGTACACCTCCCCAGATAGCACGTCTCGAATCCGCTAGTCGTGCCAAATCTGTCGGCAAGGGCGAGCCCATCTATCTGCCAGCTGATGATGCCAATTCGGTACTGGTTTTAGCGAGCGGCCGCGTCAAAATCTGCCATTTGACCAGTGATGGAAAGCAATCCATTCTGGCATTCATCGAGCCAGGCGAAATCTTCGGCGAATTAGCGATTTTGAACATGGGGAATCGCGATGAATACGCAGAAGCAGTTGAGGACTCGCGCGTAATTGCCATTCCAGATCAAACGCTGCGGGAATTGATGGAAGAGCATGCGAATCTCTGCCTAGGCGTCACCAAGATAATTGGCCTGCGACGACGAAGAATCGAACGTCGGGTAAAGAATTTGCTCTACCTGCCTAATCGCGAACGGATCATTCACCTCCTTCTAGAGTTAGCAGAGCAGTATGGCCATGAAACAGATCACGGTATTGAACTGTCCATTCGCCTGTCACATCAAGATTTAGCGAGTCTCGTGGGTAGCACGCGCGAAACAGTGACCGTTGTTCTCGGTGCCATGCAGAACGAAGGACTGATTAAACTGGGCCGCAAAAAAGTTATCCTCAGAGCACCTGACCAATTAGCTCATCAAGTTAGCGTCCCACCGCTGCGTATGAGCGAACAACCTCCATCTAGTACACCTGCCGGTTTCTATTTACGACACTCACTTGGCACGTGA
- the frr gene encoding ribosome recycling factor → MNTDQITEDATKRMEKAIDVLKNGLSGVRTGRATPGLVDSLRVEVYGSLQPIKQIASVSVPEPSQLLIRPYDTGAIKDIEKAIVASDLGMAPQSDGRVIRLNVPPLSTEVRKKLVSRIKDLAEESRVAIRNIRRDANKAADTAEKEKTIGEDIRDDIKDSVQELTKKYEEQVSELAKTKEKDVMED, encoded by the coding sequence ATGAACACGGATCAAATTACCGAAGACGCAACAAAGCGTATGGAAAAGGCGATCGACGTCCTGAAGAATGGCCTCAGTGGCGTTCGCACCGGGCGTGCCACACCGGGCCTGGTCGATTCACTTCGAGTCGAAGTCTATGGGTCGCTTCAACCTATCAAGCAAATCGCTTCGGTCAGTGTTCCCGAGCCCAGCCAGCTTTTGATTCGCCCCTATGACACTGGCGCCATCAAAGATATTGAAAAAGCAATTGTCGCCAGCGATCTCGGCATGGCACCGCAAAGCGACGGACGCGTGATTCGCCTGAACGTTCCACCACTTTCGACGGAAGTTCGTAAGAAGCTCGTTTCGCGAATCAAAGACCTAGCGGAAGAATCCCGAGTTGCAATTCGCAACATCCGCCGCGACGCCAACAAGGCAGCTGATACGGCAGAAAAAGAAAAGACGATCGGCGAAGATATTCGCGACGACATCAAGGACAGCGTCCAGGAACTGACCAAAAAGTACGAAGAACAGGTCAGTGAACTGGCAAAGACCAAAGAGAAGGACGTAATGGAAGATTGA
- the rpsB gene encoding 30S ribosomal protein S2, producing the protein MSSGQQFVQELVECGIHFGHRTSRWNPKMAPYIYAKKNQIHIIDVRETIRGLLRAKKYLAQVSEGGSLVLFVGTKRQAGAAIEREAERCGMPFINERWLGGTLTNFRTIRSRLSRLEELERIIEGDELAKYSKKMQSSLNREYRKMYRNLNGLRTMNRLPEALVIVDPKKEKNAIKEAQSLGITTVALTDTDCDPDQVDLPIPGNDDGIRSIEMFLKLMADAAIDGKHHAAQQTEQSAK; encoded by the coding sequence ATGTCGAGCGGACAACAATTCGTTCAGGAACTTGTCGAATGCGGCATCCACTTCGGTCACCGTACCAGTCGGTGGAATCCGAAGATGGCACCGTACATCTACGCTAAAAAGAATCAAATCCACATCATCGACGTCCGCGAAACCATTCGTGGGCTTCTACGAGCCAAGAAATATCTGGCCCAGGTTTCCGAAGGGGGCAGCTTAGTGCTGTTCGTGGGAACCAAACGACAAGCCGGCGCGGCCATCGAACGTGAAGCCGAACGCTGCGGTATGCCGTTCATCAACGAGCGCTGGCTCGGTGGAACTCTAACCAACTTCCGTACCATTCGCAGCCGCCTGAGCCGCTTGGAAGAGTTGGAACGAATCATCGAAGGGGACGAATTGGCCAAGTACTCGAAGAAGATGCAATCTTCTTTGAACCGCGAATATCGCAAGATGTATCGCAACTTGAACGGTTTGCGAACGATGAACCGTCTGCCGGAAGCTTTAGTTATCGTCGACCCCAAGAAAGAAAAGAACGCCATCAAGGAAGCTCAATCCCTGGGCATCACGACGGTGGCTTTGACCGATACTGATTGTGATCCGGACCAAGTCGACCTGCCAATCCCAGGCAATGACGACGGTATCCGTTCGATCGAAATGTTCCTTAAGCTGATGGCCGATGCTGCCATCGATGGTAAGCATCACGCTGCCCAGCAAACGGAACAATCGGCCAAATAG
- the tsf gene encoding translation elongation factor Ts, with amino-acid sequence MTAITAGAVKALREKTGLPMMECKKALAESSGDEDKAILWLRENGKVKMLNRTDRVTEFGRLGIFTDGEKGAMVEFKCESAPVTQLEEFIALSDDLAKVYAETPSVTNAEELLAQPSTIKEGTTLGELKDDMFNRIREVFNIGRMVRVEGATGGYSHNSSTVSGVLVEVEGNNAEAVRDVAMHIAAMSPAVLSKDEIDPALVEKERSILKAAAMNEDSSKPENIIDKMVEGRLRNFYAQVALLEQPFVKEPKQTVSKYAEENGVKIKNFTHWVIGDDAVPAEEGSES; translated from the coding sequence ATGACGGCAATCACCGCCGGAGCAGTTAAGGCACTTCGCGAAAAGACCGGCCTTCCCATGATGGAATGCAAAAAGGCCCTGGCTGAGTCGAGTGGCGACGAAGATAAGGCTATCTTGTGGCTTCGCGAAAACGGCAAGGTCAAAATGCTCAATCGCACCGACCGAGTCACTGAATTCGGTCGCCTTGGTATCTTCACCGACGGTGAAAAGGGTGCCATGGTCGAGTTCAAGTGCGAAAGCGCACCGGTCACGCAATTGGAAGAGTTCATCGCATTGTCGGACGACCTGGCCAAGGTCTATGCTGAGACTCCTAGCGTCACCAATGCCGAAGAATTGCTGGCTCAACCATCGACCATCAAAGAAGGTACCACGCTGGGCGAGCTGAAGGACGACATGTTCAACCGCATCCGCGAAGTCTTCAACATTGGACGTATGGTCCGCGTCGAAGGTGCCACCGGTGGTTATAGCCATAACTCTAGCACCGTTAGTGGGGTTCTGGTCGAAGTCGAAGGCAACAATGCCGAAGCGGTTAGAGACGTTGCCATGCACATCGCCGCAATGAGCCCAGCGGTTTTGAGCAAGGATGAAATCGATCCTGCCCTAGTGGAAAAGGAACGATCCATCCTCAAAGCAGCTGCCATGAACGAAGATTCGAGCAAGCCTGAGAACATCATCGATAAGATGGTGGAAGGCCGACTGCGTAACTTCTACGCCCAGGTCGCCCTGCTCGAACAGCCATTCGTCAAGGAACCTAAGCAGACCGTCAGCAAGTACGCTGAAGAAAATGGCGTGAAGATCAAGAACTTCACCCACTGGGTCATCGGCGACGACGCTGTTCCTGCTGAAGAAGGCAGTGAAAGCTAG
- a CDS encoding redox-sensing transcriptional repressor Rex yields the protein MAKSKDNKKASSDQRVSKAVVSRLSLYLRELSRLERAGIETTSSTKLGEMLGFSDAQVRKDLANFGQFGYPGVGYRCSELIATIRQIMGTDQKWPVALVGVGNLGRALLGYRGFSNQGFNTVAAFDLDPKIVGSEIEGIPVFNLDNADKIVKEKSIQLAILAVPAAAAQEVAERLVEAGIHGFLNFAAVTLRLPDDVTVIGVDLAIEMEQLSFAMTSRMP from the coding sequence ATGGCGAAAAGCAAAGACAACAAGAAAGCTTCCAGCGACCAGCGTGTCTCAAAGGCCGTCGTCAGTCGATTGAGCCTATATTTGCGTGAGCTTTCTCGTTTAGAGCGGGCCGGAATCGAGACCACTAGCAGCACCAAACTAGGAGAAATGCTAGGTTTCTCGGATGCCCAGGTCCGAAAGGATTTGGCAAACTTCGGGCAATTCGGCTATCCAGGCGTCGGCTATCGCTGTTCAGAATTGATCGCCACGATTCGCCAAATCATGGGGACCGATCAGAAATGGCCGGTGGCTTTGGTAGGCGTGGGTAACCTGGGCCGCGCACTTTTAGGTTATCGCGGCTTTTCCAATCAAGGTTTCAATACGGTTGCCGCATTTGACCTCGATCCCAAGATTGTTGGTAGTGAGATCGAAGGGATCCCTGTCTTCAACCTGGACAATGCAGACAAGATCGTCAAAGAGAAGTCCATCCAGCTTGCGATCCTTGCCGTTCCTGCTGCGGCCGCACAGGAGGTGGCTGAGCGTCTGGTTGAGGCAGGTATTCATGGTTTTCTCAACTTCGCTGCGGTAACACTCAGACTGCCGGATGATGTCACTGTCATTGGAGTAGATCTGGCAATTGAAATGGAACAACTGTCATTCGCAATGACGTCGCGGATGCCTTAG
- a CDS encoding peptidylprolyl isomerase: MTGKDATRRLPLGTSWVLAAVGFVILIGGVVAWRQVTGGPQTAEAQAPVQQRQASPQRQTASGPLAAPAEEVAAPTRSVQKIQTVAVVNREPISREILADEALRRHGEDVLESLLNRHLISMACQQKGIQITEADIDNEIANIAKKFGLSIDRWLGLLKEERNVSPGQYRREIIWPTIALRKLAEGQLAVTDAEVQVEYEKNYGPKVKVRMISLSERGLAEELRAKAAANPDSFADMAKDHSQDVNSAAARGLIPPIRKHIGNQEIEDTVFALQQGEISPVLFVQGQYLIFRCEEHLAADQIPANSLPAIRQRLADAVRESKMRDAAGDIYQQLQANAQIVNVFNDPSKSSQMPGVAATLNGQPVSIQELKEECISRHGVEVLDGEINRKILQQELTRRKLSVSEADLEAEIIRAADSFGFLTKQGKPDMEAWLKQVTEEQGVSVELYVRDAVWPTVALKKLVDSKVQINEEDIAKGFSANYGERAQVLAVVLDSQRRAQEVWEMARRNPTEKFFGELARQYSIEPVSKNNDGQVPPIRQNGGQPTIEKEAFNLRPGEISGIIATGNQYVILYSLGLTKPLINNVEDVRDELVKELHEKKLRLAMAEEFERLRDNAQIDNFLANTTQAGKAYESAVRQKMQQQRK; the protein is encoded by the coding sequence ATGACTGGCAAGGATGCTACTCGCCGACTTCCCCTGGGTACGTCCTGGGTTTTGGCAGCCGTCGGATTTGTTATTTTGATCGGTGGAGTCGTCGCCTGGCGACAAGTCACCGGCGGTCCGCAAACGGCGGAAGCTCAAGCACCTGTCCAACAACGACAGGCGTCCCCACAGCGTCAAACGGCTTCTGGGCCTTTGGCAGCTCCGGCGGAAGAAGTAGCTGCCCCGACGCGATCCGTTCAGAAAATTCAAACCGTTGCGGTCGTGAATCGTGAACCGATCTCCCGCGAAATACTGGCAGATGAGGCTCTTCGTCGTCATGGTGAAGACGTTCTCGAAAGCCTGCTCAACCGTCACCTGATCTCGATGGCCTGTCAGCAAAAGGGCATCCAGATCACCGAGGCAGACATCGACAACGAAATCGCCAACATCGCCAAGAAGTTTGGCCTATCGATCGATCGTTGGCTGGGACTTCTCAAAGAAGAACGAAACGTTAGCCCGGGTCAGTATCGCCGCGAAATCATTTGGCCCACGATCGCTCTTCGCAAATTGGCTGAAGGCCAGCTTGCCGTGACCGATGCCGAAGTTCAAGTCGAATACGAAAAGAACTACGGACCGAAAGTCAAAGTCCGCATGATCTCGCTCAGCGAACGTGGCCTTGCTGAAGAACTGCGGGCCAAAGCCGCAGCGAATCCAGATTCGTTCGCCGATATGGCCAAAGATCACTCCCAAGACGTCAACAGTGCGGCGGCTCGTGGCTTGATCCCACCGATTCGTAAACACATTGGCAATCAGGAAATTGAAGATACCGTCTTTGCGTTGCAACAAGGCGAAATTTCTCCTGTGTTGTTCGTTCAAGGTCAGTACCTGATTTTCAGGTGTGAAGAACACCTCGCGGCCGATCAAATTCCTGCCAACAGCCTGCCAGCAATTCGTCAACGCCTGGCAGACGCCGTTCGCGAGAGCAAGATGCGTGACGCCGCTGGCGACATCTATCAACAGCTGCAAGCAAACGCTCAAATCGTGAATGTTTTCAATGATCCGAGCAAGTCTTCGCAGATGCCTGGGGTGGCTGCTACGCTCAATGGCCAGCCTGTTAGCATCCAGGAACTAAAAGAAGAATGCATCAGCCGTCACGGCGTGGAAGTCTTGGATGGAGAGATTAATCGTAAGATTCTTCAGCAGGAACTGACCCGTCGCAAACTCTCGGTTTCTGAAGCGGACCTGGAAGCCGAGATCATTCGAGCAGCTGACTCCTTCGGCTTCCTTACCAAGCAAGGCAAACCCGACATGGAAGCTTGGCTGAAACAGGTAACCGAAGAGCAAGGCGTTTCGGTCGAACTGTACGTTCGCGATGCTGTCTGGCCTACGGTTGCCCTGAAGAAGCTGGTCGACAGCAAAGTCCAGATCAATGAAGAAGACATCGCCAAAGGTTTCTCGGCCAACTATGGCGAGCGAGCCCAGGTCCTAGCGGTTGTCTTAGATAGCCAACGCCGTGCTCAGGAAGTCTGGGAAATGGCTCGCCGAAACCCAACCGAAAAGTTCTTCGGCGAACTTGCCCGACAGTACTCGATTGAGCCTGTCTCGAAGAACAACGATGGTCAAGTTCCTCCGATTCGACAAAACGGTGGGCAACCAACCATTGAAAAGGAAGCCTTTAATTTGCGGCCAGGCGAAATCTCGGGCATTATCGCTACCGGTAATCAGTACGTGATTTTGTACAGCCTTGGTCTAACCAAGCCGCTGATCAACAATGTCGAAGATGTACGCGACGAGCTGGTCAAGGAACTGCACGAGAAAAAGCTTCGCTTGGCAATGGCCGAAGAATTTGAGCGTCTGCGTGATAACGCTCAAATCGATAATTTCCTGGCCAACACCACTCAGGCCGGCAAAGCGTACGAATCGGCTGTTCGTCAAAAGATGCAGCAGCAGCGAAAATAG
- a CDS encoding type II secretion system protein: MSQAKKAGFTLIEVLIVVVILAVLAATVIPQFTDSTTDAKKSSVLFNLHTLRSQIQLYRAHHEGAVPGSALNELTISTKADGTADGPFGPYLSKLPVNNFTNSNTVKVVTDDPVTADFTDTHGWLYNATTGEIWVNYEELGTE; this comes from the coding sequence ATGTCGCAAGCAAAAAAAGCTGGTTTCACGCTTATTGAAGTCCTGATTGTCGTGGTGATCTTGGCTGTCCTAGCAGCAACGGTTATCCCTCAATTCACGGACTCAACGACGGATGCCAAAAAGAGTAGCGTGCTGTTCAATCTGCATACATTGCGGTCGCAGATCCAGCTCTATCGCGCCCATCATGAAGGTGCTGTCCCCGGATCTGCTCTCAATGAGCTAACTATTTCAACCAAAGCCGATGGAACAGCCGACGGCCCGTTCGGTCCGTACCTGTCAAAACTTCCTGTAAACAACTTCACCAACAGCAACACCGTGAAGGTCGTCACAGACGATCCTGTGACTGCCGACTTCACCGACACCCATGGCTGGCTGTACAATGCGACTACCGGCGAAATCTGGGTCAACTACGAAGAACTTGGCACCGAGTAA